From the genome of Spinacia oleracea cultivar Varoflay chromosome 2, BTI_SOV_V1, whole genome shotgun sequence, one region includes:
- the LOC130466982 gene encoding uncharacterized protein, with protein MKESGMNHQHASRKERGEGLIHKKIVQFTIIFVCIWLIYQFCHLLGGVYARDRVNGYEKVDMKIQNERIGKLFGRKGGLGSSHNAEGVELYGVDMIGAAERIKHIAEDNEESDVGSSFPEGNDDEDEEPSLDDYNKALDLTDLGEIGEKIQENKTNASTRNEGSPLMKASTTEVESLVSFGAVILKKNDKEYEVFRFNDETGVPKYESAPSRRSDIQVENSLKGRLVNSSNCQKLSKQKNAEKQRLNKSEELKDLTVVESGKGSIRELLQNEGSSSVAAILFVRSQ; from the coding sequence ATGAAAGAATCTGGGATGAATCACCAACATGCTAGCCGGAAAGAGAGGGGTGAAGGGTTAATTCATAAGAAGATAGTGCAATTTACAATCATCTTTGTTTGCATCTGGTTGATTTACCAGTTTTGTCACTTACTTGGTGGCGTTTATGCAAGAGATCGAGTTAATGGCTATGAGAAGGTCGATATGAAGATCCAAAACGAGCGTATCGGGAAACTTTTTGGGCGTAAAGGGGGGCTCGGATCATCTCACAATGCTGAGGGGGTGGAGTTGTATGGAGTGGATATGATTGGAGCAGCTGAGAGGATAAAACATATAGCTGAAGACAATGAAGAGAGCGATGTTGGAAGCAGTTTTCCTGAAGGGAATGATGATGAAGACGAAGAGCCATCTCTTGATGATTATAATAAGGCCTTAGATTTGACAGATTTGGGAGAAATTGGGGAGAAAATACAGGAAAATAAGACAAATGCTTCAACCAGGAATGAAGGTAGCCCACTGATGAAGGCAAGTACAACTGAAGTTGAGTCCCTAGTTAGTTTTGGTGCTGTGATTTTGAAAAAGAATGATAAAGAATATGAAGTTTTTCGGTTTAATGATGAGACTGGGGTTCCAAAATATGAGTCTGCACCCTCCAGGAGAAGCGATATCCAGGTTGAGAATTCGCTTAAAGGAAGGTTGGTGAATTCGAGCAATTGCCAGAAACTTTCTAAACAGAAAAATGCTGAAAAACAAAGGCTGAACAAGTCTGAAGAGTTGAAAGACCTGACAGTGGTTGAATCTGGAAAAGGAAGCATACGAGAACTTCTTCAGAATGAAGGTAGCTCATCAGTAGCTGCAATATTGTTTGTCAGATCTCAGTGA
- the LOC110788255 gene encoding lachrymatory-factor synthase-like — protein MESVSSHKKWQGKARVELAGVKAEEVWPFLADFCGLNKWFPTLSTCIRVEGVEGQPGCVRYCAGFKTHIEHANENHVNWTKQKLLSIDPDNMTFSYSIIDGNVGFSSYVSKVRVLLQVDGCVIEWDYEVEPVEGWKPKDLDEFIGKGLKVMAKRMEEALKGRAMN, from the coding sequence ATGGAAAGTGTTAGCAGTCACAAAAAATGGCAAGGAAAGGCACGCGTAGAACTAGCTGGTGTGAAGGCTGAAGAAGTTTGGCCTTTCTTGGCAGACTTCTGCGGCCTAAACAAGTGGTTTCCAACTCTTAGCACATGCATTAGGGTAGAGGGTGTCGAGGGTCAGCCTGGATGTGTTCGCTACTGTGCTGGGTTTAAGACCCACATAGAGCATGCCAATGAGAACCATGTGAACTGGACTAAGCAAAAATTGCTGTCCATTGATCCAGATAACATGACCTTTAGCTACTCGATCATAGATGGGAATGTCGGGTTCAGCTCATATGTGTCCAAGGTGAGAGTATTGCTGCAGGTAGATGGGTGTGTTATTGAATGGGATTACGAGGTTGAGCCAGTGGAAGGGTGGAAACCCAAGGATTTGGATGAGTTTATTGGTAAAGGGTTGAAAGTTATGGCCAAACGGATGGAAGAAGCTCTCAAAGGTCGTGCTATGAACTAG
- the LOC110788254 gene encoding LOW QUALITY PROTEIN: pentatricopeptide repeat-containing protein At1g77170, mitochondrial (The sequence of the model RefSeq protein was modified relative to this genomic sequence to represent the inferred CDS: deleted 2 bases in 2 codons): MHLLTKLAPTLISRSLSFSYSMAPHPNSTIFLHNLKNYTLIAATAKASESNDEFPINQTSFERTPQTNLIDKVQYLLSNCTYLLQLRQIHAHIIRTHYLESNNSSFYWNNIIRLYTRLNSPCYAFHVYIFMSKEGVPPDRYTLPITIKAVGQAYSLKTSQQLHGVAICHGVEDDEFVESGLINMYVKAGEFRDAYKVFDGSPVRNLGSWNAIIAGLAQSERYRDAVDVFLRMRRSGFEPDGVTMISVVSACGGLGDLRLALQLHKCVFQVKWKGEEKVMMMNSVIDMYGKCGRMDLANCVFLEMNEQNVSSWTSMIVGYATHGLAKEAMEFFHAMIEACVVPNHVTFVGVLSACVHGGKVDEGKRCFQMMRNLYGIEPNVKHYGCMVDLLGRAGLLEEARNMVETMPMKPNGAIWGCLLAASERYNDVKMGEWVAKLFLELEPWNDGVYVVLSNIYASRDMWEEVEKMREIMKQRRLGKLQGYSSVTLSIIN; this comes from the exons ATGCATTTGTTGACGAAATTAGCGCCAACTTTAATCTCAAGATCTCTTTCTTTCTCCTACTCCATGGCTCCACACCCAAATTCCACCATTTTTCTTCACAATCTCAAA AATTACACTCTCATAGCAGCGACAGCAAAAGCTTCTGAATCGAATGACGAGTTTCCAATCAATCAAACGTCTTTTGAAAGAACCCCA CAAACCAACCTAATTGACAAGGTTCAATACTTGCTATCAAATTGCACATATTTACTTCAACTTCGTCAAATTCATGCTCATATAATCAGAACCCATTACTTAGAATCAAacaatagttcattttattggaacaatatcataagattatACACTAGATTAAACTCCCCATGTTATGCTTTTCATGTTTACATTTTTATGTCTAAAGAAGGGGTCCCACCTGACCGTTATACTCTGCCCATCACCATTAAAGCTGTTGGACAAGCTTACTCTTTGAAAACGAGCCAGCAGCTTCATGGGGTTGCAATTTGTCATGGGGTTGAGGATGATGAGTTTGTTGAGAGTGGGTTGATTAATATGTACGTGAAAGCGGGAGAGTTTAGGGATGCGTACAAGGTGTTTGATGGGAGTCCTGTGAGAAACTTGGGTTCTTGGAATGCTATCATTGCCGGGTTGGCCCAAAGTGAGCGTTATAGGGATGCTGTAGATGTGTTTTTAAGGATGAGGAGAAGTGGGTTTGAGCCGGATGGTGTGACAATGATTAGTGTTGTTTCGGCGTGTGGGGGGTTAGGGGATTTGAGACTAGCTCTTCAATTGCATAAGTGTGTTTTTCAAGTGAAATGGAAAGGGGAAGAGAAGGTTATGATGATGAATTCAGTCATTGATATGTATGGTAAATGTGGGAGGATGGACTTGGCTAATTGTGTGTTCTTAGAAATGAATGAACAAAATGTGTCGTCTTGGACATCCATGATAGTAGGGTATGCCACTCATGGCCTTGCCAAGGAAGCTATGGAGTTCTTTCATGCCATGATAGAAGCTTGTGTGGTGCCTAACCATGTGACTTTTGTTGGGGTGTTGAGTGCATGTGTGCATGGTGGGAAGGTCGATGAGGGGAAGCGTTGCTTTCAAATGATGAGGAACTTATATGGGATCGAGCCAAACGTGAAACATTATGGATGCATGGTGGATTTACTTGGTCGAGCAGGATTGCTAGAGGAGGCAAGAAATATGGTGGAAACGATGCCCATGAAGCCTAATGGGGCGATATGGGGGTGTTTGTTGGCAGCAAGTGAGAGATACAATGATGTAAAGATGGGAGAATGGGTAGCTAAGCTTTTTCTCGAGCTGGAGCCATGGAACGATGGGGTTTATGTCGTTTTATCAAACATATATGCTAGTAGAGATATGTGGGAGGAAGTCGAAAAGATGAGGGAAATTATGAAACAGAGAAGATTGGGTAAGCTTCAAGGTTATAGTTCTGTGACACTCAGTATAATCAATTGA
- the LOC110788268 gene encoding uncharacterized protein: MTSDFNLNDAWFPDDEDEEMGGYSGFNLNDAPIPESEMEEDSGSDGNHHIINSDDSSDDDMEEVGDILQGNTVYFDLNHPPLETPLHQTGNQQQATQNHPKRRRLSSQNKLHILIWLLDRATRGKKEYGSITAASTHFGVTARTLSRIWNTARRQKQEMRRYNLATLHHNAGRKRIQLDIDELTKLAMGDRICIRDLVPKLGITRGTIHRMIKRGDIKPHTNPLYPGLGDPNKIARMSYILGMLVGDTPETKTRYKPMYDYVHLDEKWFYLTKKSQRCYLARNEKGKHRAAASSKWIPKVMFTAVVARPRFNTQKECTFDGKIGIFPLTYSEPTKRSSKYREKGTLVTKVIESVNQKQDNAKAHVTQDDAIWQQVYQQGDFTFILVQQPPNSPDMNILDLGFFRRIQSLMHKKMPKDVDAMMQAVHDAFYELEPKTLSNV; the protein is encoded by the exons ATGACTTCAGATTTCAATCTCAACGACGCTTGGTTTCCagatgatgaagatgaagaaatgGGTGGATATTCCGGCTTTAACTTGAACGATGCTCCGATTCCAGAATCAGAGATGGAAGAAGACTCTGGAAGTGATGGCAATCATCACATAATCAATTCTGATGATAGTTCTGATGATGATATGGAAGAAGTTGGGGACATACTTCAAGGCAACACCGTTTATTTTGATTTGAACCATCCACCACTAGAGACTCCACTCCATCAAACAGGAAATCAGCAACAAGCAACACAGAATCATCCTAAGCGCCGCAGGCTCAGCAGTCAAAACAAGCTTCACATTCTCATATGGCTCCTAGATAGGGCAACAAGGGGCAAAAAAGAATACGGGTCAATAACAGCAGCATCAACTCACTTTGGGGTCACGGCAAGGACCCTATCTAGGATATGGAACACAGCAAGGAGGCAGAAACAAGAAATGCGAAGGTATAATCTTGCAACTCTACATCACAATGCTGGCAGGAAGAGAATTCAATTAGACATTGATGAGTTAACCAAACTTGCAATGGGAGACAGAATATGTATAAGGGACTTAGTTCCAAAGCTTGGCATAACGAGGGGTACAATTCATCGAATGATTAAAAGGGGAGATATCAAGCCACATACAAATCCATTATATCCTGGATTGGGGGATCCAAACAAGATAGCAAGGATGTCATACATTTTGGGTATGCTGGTGGGGGACACACCGGAAACAAAGACACGGTACAAACCAATGTATGACTATGTTCATCTAGATGAGAAATGGTTTTATTTGACAAAGAAATCACAGAGATGCTATCTTGCAAGGAATGAAAAAGGCAAACACAGAGCTGCAGCATCAAGCAAATGGATACCAAAAGTAATGTTCACAGCAGTTGTTGCAAGACCAAGATTCAACACACAAAAGGAGTGCACTTTTGATGGAAAAATAGGCATATTCCCATTAACATATAGTGAACCAACAAAGAGAAGTTCAAAATACAGAGAGAAGGGGACATTAGTGACCAAAGTCATTGAATCAGTAAATCAAAAG CAAGACAATGCAAAGGCACATGTGACTCAAGATGATGCTATATGGCAACAAGTGTACCAACAAGGTGATTTCACATTCATACTAGTGCAACAACCACCTAATAGTCCTGACATGAACATATTGGACCTCGGTTTTTTTAGGAGAATTCAATCATTAATGCACAAAAAAATGCCAAAAGACGTAGATGCAATGATGCAAGCAGTTCATGATGCCTTTTATGAGTTGGAGCCTAAAACACTGAGTAATGTTTGA
- the LOC110788253 gene encoding ankyrin repeat domain-containing protein EMB506, chloroplastic yields MAYWATATLPLKELSLLPAVSSRTSGGTSCCKTCYLNPFDHRRKGTCHLYKTQIHSNARASVVSSRQSPVNSNGGVWEDPDDGSDSDCDDEPQVAEENDLDFESDWEDEKDSSVATIDGKLEEMKYEDELAKEIELLLEPEEWSILQQNSAPNLEKISTAKWSPLHTLALAGQIHFLDQLLENGVNIDFPDKDGLTALHSSILGKKEAVISHLLRKGANPHIKDKDGVTTLHYAVQVGALQTVKLLIKYNVDVNASDNEGWTPLHVAMQSRNRDIAKVLLVNGADSMRKNKDGRTPLDLSIAYGKDFKAYDLTKLLKVVPANRDL; encoded by the exons ATGGCATATTGGGCTACAGCGACCTTGCCTCTTAAAGAGCTCTCCTTGTTGCCTGCTGTTTCTTCTAGAACATCAGGAGGTACTTCTTGTTGCAAGACGTGTTACCTTAATCCGTTTGATCATCGAAGAAAGGGAACTTGTCATCTTTATAAGACTCAAATACACTCGAACGCAAGAGCCAGTGTGGTTAGCTCAAGGCAGAGTCCTGTAAATTCAAATGGTGGAGTATGGGAAGATCCTGATGATGGAAGTGACAGTGACTGTGATGATGAACCGCAGGTAGCAGAAGAAAATGATTTAGATTTCGAGAGTGATTGGGAAGACGAAAAAGACTCTTCAGTTGCCACAATTGACGGAAAACTTGAAGAAATGAAGTACGAGGATGAACTTGCCAAAG AGATTGAGCTTCTTTTGGAACCAGAAGAATGGTCAATTTTGCAACAAAATTCAGCTCCAAATCTTGAGAAAATATCAACT GCAAAATGGAGTCCTCTTCACACTCTGGCATTGGCAGGGCAAATTCATTTTCTTGACCAGTTACTTGAAAATGGTGTCAACATTGATTTTCCAGATAAG GATGGTCTTACTGCTCTCCATTCCAGCATTCTTGGTAAGAAGGAAGCTGTTATTAGTCATCTTCTAAGAAAAGGTGCCAATCCTCATATTAAGGATAAG GATGGTGTCACCACACTTCACTATGCAGTTCAAGTTGGTGCCTTACAGACTGTAAAGTTACTAATCAAGTATAATGTAGATGTGAATGCCTCAGACAAC GAAGGGTGGACCCCTTTACATGTTGCCATGCAAAGTAGAAACAGAGACATCGCAAAAGTCTTGTTAGTTAATGGTGCAGATAGTATGAGGAAAAATAAG GATGGGAGGACACCTTTGGATCTGAGCATAGCTTATGGAAAAGACTTTAAGGCATATGATCTTACGAAGTTGTTGAAGGTTGTACCTGCTAACAGAGATCTGTAG
- the LOC130467505 gene encoding protein FAR1-RELATED SEQUENCE 6-like codes for MESRANDERAADVNCSRFSRPLVGEFAVERKFQKIYTDAKFVEVQLQCTRVCYVSPISSKPISDVEVEHLLSDKVWVWSKFLKKEISLSGRKCTYVVVFNKETSVAKCDCKHFECHGIVCRHIIKVMDVENVETVPAAYIVDRWRKDIQRKHTLVKVAYHDPEKTEEVKRYDQIMNAIEPVALRSSLAEQKLDIVIEMIQKNVLRLDESDVLTSAVGDNERGGAASVGNRKSSDAPLTPGSVNKPPNSYGEDTPSLSPPVVVKDPVTRGGVKAHRTREK; via the coding sequence ATGGAAAGTAGGGCGAATGATGAAAGAGCTGCGGATGTGAACTGTAGTCGTTTCAGTAGACCGTTAGTGGGTGAGTTTGCGGTGGAAAGGAAGTTTCAGAAGATATACACAGACGCGAAGTTTGTTGAAGTTCAGCTACAGTGCACACGCGTATGCTATGTTTCCCCCATAAGTTCGAAACCGATTTCTGACGTGGAGGTGGAACACCTTTTATCAGACAAAGTGTGGGTGTGGTCCAAGTTTCTGAAGAAGGAAATATCCTTGTCCGGTAGAAAGTGtacatatgttgtagtcttcaacAAAGAAACGTCAGTTGCGAAGTGTGATTGCAAACACTTTGAGTGCCATGGCATAGTGTGCCGGCATATAATCAAGGTAATGGACGTGGAGAATGTGGAAACAGTACCTGCCGCTTATATTGTTGATCGTTGGAGGAAAGATATCCAACGTAAGCACACCCTTGTCAAGGTTGCGTATCATGATCCAGAGAAGACTGAGGAAGTAAAGCGTTATGACCAAATTATGAATGCCATAGAACCGGTTGCTTTGCGTAGTTCTCTCGCAGAGCAAAAACTGGACATTGTTATTGAGATGATTCAGAAAAATGTGCTACGTTTGGATGAGAGCGATGTACTTACATCAGCAGTGGGCGATAACGAACGCGGTGGTGCTGCTTCTGTTGGCAACAGAAAGAGCAGCGATGCACCTCTAACTCCTGGGTCTGTTAACAAACCCCCCAACAGTTATGGCGAGGATACACCATCTCTATCCCCACCTGTGGTTGTTAAGGATCCTGTTACACGTGGTGGTGTGAAGGCCCACAGGACTCGTGAGAAATGA